One Methanobacterium sp. genomic region harbors:
- the ribB gene encoding 3,4-dihydroxy-2-butanone-4-phosphate synthase has protein sequence MNQNLLAQFGNSVERVENALNSLRCGQGIIVTDDEQRENEGDIIFAAESITEVQMAMLIRECSGIVCLCLNEEKVNELELPMMVENNSSRFKTAYTISIEAAEGVTTGVSAADRVKTVKTAIADDAQPEDLHHPGHMFPLRARPGGVLERRGHTEAVVDMMGLAGLKPYGVLCELTNPDGTMARMPEIVDFAVKHGMPVVTVEDMVNYRKQVELNSLN, from the coding sequence ATGAATCAAAATTTATTGGCACAATTCGGTAACTCAGTAGAAAGGGTGGAAAATGCTTTAAATTCCCTTCGCTGTGGTCAAGGTATAATAGTTACCGATGATGAGCAACGAGAAAATGAGGGGGACATAATTTTTGCTGCAGAATCTATTACTGAGGTCCAAATGGCAATGCTTATTCGAGAGTGCAGTGGTATTGTATGTTTATGTCTCAATGAGGAAAAAGTAAATGAATTAGAATTACCTATGATGGTGGAAAATAATTCAAGCCGTTTTAAAACAGCCTACACGATATCTATTGAGGCTGCAGAGGGGGTCACTACTGGTGTATCGGCGGCTGATAGAGTTAAAACAGTTAAAACTGCTATTGCAGATGATGCTCAACCTGAAGATCTTCACCACCCGGGGCATATGTTTCCTTTAAGAGCCCGTCCTGGCGGAGTATTGGAACGTAGAGGGCATACTGAAGCAGTTGTTGATATGATGGGTCTTGCTGGATTAAAACCATATGGTGTTCTGTGTGAACTTACAAATCCTGATGGGACAATGGCACGCATGCCTGAAATAGTGGATTTTGCTGTAAAGCACGGCATGCCTGTAGTTACAGTTGAAGATATGGTCAACTACCGTAAGCAGGTTGAACTGAACAGCTTAAACTAA
- the pscS gene encoding O-phospho-L-seryl-tRNA:Cys-tRNA synthase, protein MECQEYGLTRNTERDNLNLNPLQRGGMLPVEARKALIEYADGYSVCDYCAGRLDEVPNPSISGFLQDLAKFINVDEVRTTHGARESKFAIMHALCEPGDTVIVDGNAHYTTHLAAERNKLNVIEVPNNGHPTYEITPEKYRETLENAIDSGIDIKLSLLTHVDGDYGNLADAKAVGAVAHKAGIPIILNCAYSMGRLPIDAKALNMDFVVGSGHKSMAASGPIGVLGMKEEYSDALLKHSKRHKVKEIEMLGCTSRGAPVVTLMASLPYVAERVKHWDEEVEKTRNFVRQLEEIEGVHQIGVKPKEHDLTRFETPIFDKIAENHPRRGFFLYEELKKRNIVGIKRGQTKWFKCSVYGFSKEQIAYIADSFKEIVDKYKDLI, encoded by the coding sequence ATGGAATGTCAGGAGTATGGGCTTACACGAAATACAGAAAGAGACAATTTGAACTTAAATCCTCTCCAGCGTGGGGGAATGCTGCCTGTTGAGGCAAGAAAAGCTTTAATTGAGTATGCTGACGGTTACAGTGTATGTGATTACTGTGCTGGAAGGCTTGATGAAGTGCCTAATCCTTCAATAAGCGGATTTTTACAGGATTTAGCGAAATTTATCAATGTTGATGAGGTAAGAACTACACATGGTGCAAGGGAAAGTAAATTTGCAATAATGCATGCGTTATGTGAACCTGGCGATACTGTAATTGTAGATGGAAATGCACACTACACAACCCACCTTGCTGCAGAGCGAAATAAGCTTAATGTGATTGAAGTTCCAAATAATGGGCACCCTACATATGAAATAACTCCTGAAAAATACAGGGAAACTTTGGAAAACGCAATTGACAGTGGAATAGATATTAAACTTTCTTTGCTTACTCATGTGGATGGTGACTACGGTAACCTGGCTGATGCAAAAGCAGTTGGTGCTGTAGCTCATAAAGCAGGGATTCCTATAATTTTAAACTGTGCATATTCTATGGGAAGACTTCCGATAGATGCAAAAGCATTAAATATGGATTTTGTAGTTGGAAGTGGCCATAAAAGTATGGCGGCATCAGGACCAATTGGTGTGCTTGGAATGAAGGAAGAATATTCAGATGCTTTACTTAAACATTCAAAGAGGCATAAAGTTAAAGAAATTGAAATGCTTGGATGTACCAGTAGGGGAGCTCCAGTAGTAACTTTAATGGCATCACTCCCATATGTTGCAGAGAGGGTCAAGCATTGGGATGAGGAAGTTGAAAAGACAAGGAATTTTGTAAGGCAACTGGAAGAAATTGAAGGTGTTCATCAAATAGGGGTAAAACCAAAAGAGCATGACCTCACCAGATTTGAAACACCTATCTTTGATAAAATAGCTGAAAACCATCCGAGAAGAGGATTTTTCCTGTACGAAGAACTTAAAAAGAGAAATATCGTTGGAATAAAACGTGGACAAACCAAATGGTTCAAGTGCAGTGTTTATGGATTCAGCAAAGAGCAGATAGCATATATTGCAGATTCATTTAAGGAAATTGTAGATAAGTATAAAGACTTAATTTAA
- a CDS encoding FAD-dependent oxidoreductase, with translation MDEYDVIIIGSGPAGLTAGIYAGRQGLKTLILEKQLAGGAGLMVPNMENYPGFELVSGKVLIDYTKKQALKYAKINEMEEVKKLEIIRDHEIKVSSQKAEYKAKSVILCTGTTHRKLNAPGEKQFLGRGVFYCAVCDGPLFMGKRILVVGGGNTAIQGALYLDTIGSYTAVAHRRDELRAEKYLQEKLKEKDIAMFWDSVIDEIKGDMFVKSVVLLNKKTNEKNEYPIDGIFIAVGDIPSNGIAKDIGLETDKNGYIITDKSQKTNIQGIYSAGDITGGVNQWVVACGEGAVAALSAYDDLMRIS, from the coding sequence ATGGATGAATATGATGTTATTATTATAGGATCAGGACCGGCTGGGCTGACAGCAGGAATCTATGCTGGAAGGCAGGGATTAAAGACATTAATACTTGAAAAACAGCTTGCAGGTGGAGCAGGACTGATGGTTCCTAATATGGAAAATTATCCTGGATTTGAATTAGTTTCAGGTAAAGTATTAATAGACTACACTAAAAAGCAGGCATTGAAGTACGCTAAAATAAATGAAATGGAAGAAGTCAAAAAATTAGAAATCATCAGAGACCACGAAATAAAAGTTTCATCCCAGAAAGCAGAATATAAGGCTAAATCAGTGATATTGTGTACAGGAACTACTCATAGAAAACTTAACGCACCTGGAGAAAAACAATTCCTTGGAAGAGGTGTTTTTTACTGTGCAGTCTGTGATGGGCCTTTGTTTATGGGCAAAAGGATTTTAGTAGTGGGCGGAGGTAATACTGCCATTCAAGGAGCTTTATATTTAGATACTATTGGTTCATATACGGCTGTTGCACATAGAAGAGATGAACTTAGGGCTGAAAAATATCTACAGGAGAAATTAAAAGAAAAAGATATTGCAATGTTCTGGGACTCTGTTATAGATGAAATAAAGGGTGACATGTTTGTAAAAAGTGTAGTACTGCTTAACAAGAAAACTAATGAAAAAAATGAATACCCAATTGATGGAATATTTATAGCAGTTGGAGACATACCTTCAAATGGTATAGCTAAAGATATAGGGTTAGAGACTGACAAAAATGGTTACATTATAACTGATAAAAGTCAAAAAACCAATATTCAGGGGATATACTCTGCAGGTGATATCACTGGTGGGGTTAATCAGTGGGTGGTTGCATGTGGAGAAGGTGCAGTAGCTGCTTTGTCAGCTTATGATGACTTAATGAGAATCAGTTAA